TTTATTGTTTGATAAAATTTTGCCTAAATTACAAATCTGCGAAGTTGTTTTATTTTGCTCCATTTTGTTCTCCTAAAAAATGACCTAAAATTCCATATTTTTTAAATTCTTCATCTAAATAATCTTTACATAGTTCTTTATAGTCTCCACGCTTTCCACCATCGATTGGATTTTCTGCGATCTTTTCTTGCTCATACGCATAACACTCCCTAGCTATCTCATCAAGACCTTCATAAATCTTGCTCTCGTAATTGTTTACAAATATAGCTCTTATGATTTTTTCGCTACTACCCATCGTGCTTTCCCATCGCACACTTTTACCAACAAGTCTATTTGTATAAATAATCCTTGTAGCAAATCTTATCATCTTATCAAAATTACCACTCTTAAACCTATCCATAAACACTACAATACACATACACAATGCGTTTTGTAAATACCCTGTCCCATCTAAATGATTTAGCTTTTGATAAAAATCTGTTTGCCTTATAATTTTCAGTATTTCATAGAATTTTCTAAAATATTCAAAAAACTCAACCCCGTTTGCAAAATCGCTAATAACCCCATAATCGCACGAACTTTGTCCTGATAAATTCTCCTTACAAAACTCATCAAATATCAAATCATCACTCCACCACTTGGTTCTTTCATACTCTTGCTTGATGATTTTTCTAGTAAAATTTAATGTTTGGTTTAAAAAACTATCGATATTGTCTTTATCGGCTTTTATAACACTTTCAAAATATTTGGCATTAGCATTTTGCAAATCCTTATGACGCTCTTGCATGGCTTGTAAATGAAAGGCTTTTATAAGGTCGTAATTTTCTAGCTTTTTTCCTTTTGAGTTGGTATTGTCAAAAAAGATAAAAGCATCATCGGCTTTTGTTGTAGCTACTATTATAAATTGAGTTTTTTCTAGATTTTCTAAAAAATCTTTAGCCTTATCTTCATTACTTAAATAGTTTTTAATATACTCGTAATTAGCCTTGATATTGTCTTGAGAAATTTTATGAAAAAAGCTTACATTACTTAGGTAGTTACTATATCCATTGTGATTTTCCATAACAATTTTATATTCACTTAACACCATCAGAATAAGCTTAATCGTAGTTAGCCTTTGCTGTCCGTCTATCACTTCATAAATTATCTCATCATCTCGTTTAGTTTCATGCAAAATAATAGAGCCTAGCAAGGCTCCATTTTCACTATTTTCAATATCTTTTAAAAGCATTCTTGTTTGCTTTATCTCCCATACATAAGGGCGTTGATAATCAGGTATGCTAAGCTCTAATTCACTTGCCAAAGCACTAAAACTTGCGACATTAGAACCTACTGGATTTTTATCGCTTAGATTAAATTTAATCCCACTTTTAATCTCATTCATATTTACTCCTTGCTAATCGCTATTATCTTTAAATCACTTTTAGGATCATAATGGGTATTGTAATATATTTTATCATCTTGCAACCTTTCTTGGAATTCTAAGAGTTCAAACATTCCTAAATCATCATTGTGTATGATATGTAATATCGTTGGGGTGCTAAAGCCTTGTATCTCATCAAAACTCTTATATATCCTAACTTTGCCACCATCCTTACAAACCTTACAAATCTCATCTAAAAAGCTTATAATTTCGTTTGTTGATTGGCACTCTTCTTTACTAGTCATTTCATCTTTTATGCTTTCTATTAGCCTTCTTGCAGTGTTGTAACCTATGCCTAATTCTCTTTGCACATATGCTATGCTAGGCTTTTGTTTATAAAGTTCTTTTACCTTTTTTAGCATTTCATCTCCTTAAAAACTATCATTTCATCTTTTGCTCTTGAATCTGTATAAATCTCAAAAGTTAATTTTGATGGGATACTACCTCCTCCATAATAGCCCAAAAATTCCCTATATTCATCACCGCTAAAATCCCTGTGAAGCCTTACCGCTACGACATTTTTAGGCTCAAACTTATAAAACTTTTTATACTCACTAATCTTTAAAGTCTTATATTTACAAATTTGCTCATAAAACTCATCGCAATACTCATCATTATAAAAAATCTCTTCAAGCACCCTACTATCACCCTTACAAACAAAATCATATTTATTAGCACTTATGATATGCAAAATCCCATCACCCCTTGGGCTAAGATTTGTTATCTTTTTTAGTATTTTTCTAGCCTTTATATCTAAAAAGTTTTTATACTCTAAATGATGAAGGATGGTATTTGCTCTAGCTATATCAATTTTAAGTTTAAGGCTTAGATACCTTGCGTCTATCAAGCCACCTTTATGTAAAAGCTTCTTTGCATAGTCATAAAGCTCATCTTTAAATAATGTATCCTTACCATATCTTATAAAACTTCTAGCGTTCCGACGATTTACCACCCAAGCTCTATAAATCTTATCATTTGTGTCACATAACTCTTCATAAACATCAAAAATCCCCCTATCATAAACCACATCTATAAACTTATAAGAACTAGTTTTTGCGATCTTGCATTCTGTATTACGTCTAATTAGTGGCTCAGTAAAAACCACGCTTGAGTTTGTATGAATATCTCTTAAAGAATATAAATCGCTAGAAAATATAACTCTAGGATGTTTTAGACTAAGACAACCCATAAACATTTCATCAGCATTCTCAACGCCTTTTAAATCAAGCTTATTTATATACCTTAAATTAGTGCAGTTTTTAAACATTCTTTTAGTGTTTCTTAGATAATTTGAAAAACAATGTGGCTTTTTTGTGATATTCATATCAAGGCTTGCAAGGTTTTTGCACCCGTGAAACATACCTTCAGCACTTTTAAGCTTGCTAAATACTAGCTTAGGAAGGCTTTTTAGATTTATGGCGTTATTAAACATATATGAAGTATCTCTAACTTGTCTTAACTCCCAAGATTTTAAGCCACTAAAATCACTCCTAGTGCTACCATCAAAAACAAAACTCAAATTAATTATCCTAGAAGTATCAATAAGGCTTAAATCATCTATGCAAAACACCAAAAGCTTTAACTCAAATCTGTTTTTAGGCTGATATTTTTCGCCGTTTTTTCTAATGTTTGCGTGGCGAAGTAAAAAATCTTTGTATGATTTATGGCTATGACGATAGATATCAAAAAATGGACTTTCGCTAAGCTTTTTTAGATTTAGGTTTTTAAGCTCTAAATTATCATAATCCATATCCACCCCAACCATAAAAAACCTAAACTCCTCACAACTTTTCATATCAAGGCTGATTTTAGTAGTGATTTTACCCATGCCATCTAAAGCTAGATTTGTTTGATTGAAAATATAAGAAAAATCCTTGCATTTGCTAGTATTTAGACAAATTTCATTTGTCAAGATGGCGTTTTCAAACATAGCTTTAACACTTAAAACATTGCTAAAATCCCAGTGGTTTATATCAGCTAAATCAGCTCTTTTGCTGTCTTTAAAAAGATAGCTCATATCGGTAATCACGCTTGTATCAATTAGCTTTAAATCTATTTTTGGATTTTGAACTAGTCTTGATAATTCAGCTTTGTCCTTAGGAAAATACTTTTTCATGCTAACTCCTTAAATATTTTATGAAGTTATATCATAAAAGTAGTCCTGATTATGTCCATATAGAATTTTTTAAAAAAAATTTTAGGAATTTTAATTTATAAAATTCCTAAATGAAATTATTTTAAATATTTTAAACATACTCCTGAATAAAATGCAGCGGCATTAACTAAAGTATCATCATCATAAATATATCTAGGGTCGTGTAGATAATAATCATTCTTATTTAAAATAAAGGCATAAGCACCTTTGCAATGCTCTAGCATAAAAGAAAAATCTTCGCTACCCATTAATGGCTCGTGAAATTCATCACAATTTTGCTCTCCAAATAATTCACAAGCTACACCAAAAGCTAATTTTTGCGCTTCATCATCATTAATTGTAGCTGCTCCTATTTGAATAAATTCAAGCTCAACTTTTACCTTAAAAAGCAGCTCGCAAGATTTAGCAATATTGTTTAATTGCTCTATTATCGTATTTCTATCATCATTATTAAAGGTTCTAATATTAGCAAGTAATAATGCCTTATCTTGTAAGATATTAAAGCTAGTTTCATTTCCACTTAGAGCTGCTCCAAATGTTATAACAGCTTGATTTTTAGCTGCTATATTTCTAGCAGTTATAAATCCCGCTTGGGTTATAAAATGAGCCATCGCACCCATTATATCACTAGCTTTTTCAGGAGCACTACCATGCCCACCAACTCCACTAATATTTACCCTAAGTGCGTCAGCTCCTGCCATCATAGCCCCGCGCTTAAGACAAAATAATTTATTAGTTTTACTTGGGATATTGTGATAACCAAATATAAAATCACTTTTAAATCTAGTAAATAAATTATCATCAATCATAGCTTTAGCACCGCCTCTACCTTCTTCAGCAGGTTGAAAGACAAAATTAATAGTGCCATCAAATTCACTCTTACTTAAATATTTAGCCGCTAATAATAAACTCGCCGTATGTCCATCATGCCCACAAGCGTGCATTAAACCTTCGTTCTTAGAAGCATAGCTTACTCCACTAGCTTCGTTTATTACAAGTGCATCCATATCAGCTCTTAAAGCTATGCTTTTATTTGAATTACCTTTCTTTAAAACCCCAACAACTCCTGTTACGCCTACATTTTCATAAACTTCTATGCCAAATTCTCTTAATTTGTTCGCAACTAACTTTGCTGTTTTAAATTCTTTTAATCCTAGTTCAGGATTTTCGTGAATACATTTTCTAATCTCTATAAACTCGCTTGAGAGTTTTTTAATCTCTTCTATCATTTTAACTCCTTTTTCATTTCTTTAAATTCTTGTGCTAAAAACTTCGCTGTATAGCTTTTATCAGCATATTTTTTAGCAAGTTCTAATGGATTACCTGTTGCAATTATCTTACCACCCCTAAAACCGCCTTCAGGACCCATATCTATAATATAATCAGCGTTTTTGATTAAATCCAAATTATGCTCAATTACAAAAACACTATTTCCAGCATCTACTAAATGCTGCAATACTTTTACTAATTTTTGTGTATCTGCAAAATGAAGCCCCGTAGTTGGTTCATCAAGTAAATAAAGTGTATTTCCTGTATCACTTCTACTTAATTCTTTAGATATTTTTATCCTTTGAGCTTCCCCACCACTTAAGGTTGTAGCGTTTTGACCTAAGGTTATATAATCAAGCCCTACATCCATTAAGGTCTTTAATTTTTGCTTAATCTTAGGGTGTTTTGCAAAAAACTCATAAGCTTCTGCTACACTCATTTCTAAAACATCAGCTATATTTTTGTCTTTATATTTAATCTCTAGTGTTTGATGATTGTATCTTCTACCCCCACAAGCATCACAGGTAATATTTACATCAGGTAAAAAGTGCATAGAGATTTTAAGCTCACCTTCTCCGCTACATTTTTCACACCTTCCACCTGCAACATTGAAGCTAAAGCGACCAATTTTATATCCTCTAATCTGTGCTTCAGGAACATTAGCAAATAAATTCCTAATCTCATCCATAAGCCCTGTATATGTTGCTGGATTGCTTCTTGGAGTTTTTCCTATTGGACTTTGATCTAGGAAAATTACTTTGTCTAATTTATCAAGACCTTTATATGTAATATCATTAATTACTGCTTTTGCTCTATTTAGATTTGCTCTTGCAATTGGTAAAAGTGAATGCAACATTAATGAGCTTTTACCACTACCGCTTACTCCTGTTACACAAACTAAATTCCTAAGTGGGAATTTCACACTTAAATCCTTTATATTGTTTTGATTAATTCCGCTTAATTCTAAATATTCATCACTCTTTCTAGCCTTATAAAGGTCTATGTCTTTTTTACGATTTATATACAATGCAGTTTCGCATTTGCTTTTAAGCAATTCTTTATAAGTGCCATTAAAGATAATCTCCCCACCGCTAGTTCCAGCCCTAGGTCCAATCTCAACGATTACATCAGCACTCTCAATTGTCTTTCTATCGTGTTCTACTACTATTAGAGTATTTCCTTTAGCCTGCAAGCTTTTTAGGGTATTTATTAGTTTTTGCGTATCTCTTTCATGAAGACCTATGCTAGGCTCATCTAATACATATAAAACTCCGCTTAATCCACTTCCAATTTGAGAAGCAATCCTAATTCTTTGAGCTTCTCCACCACTAATTGTCCTTGCATCTCTACCTAGTGTTAAATACCCCAAGCCAACATCATTTAAGAAAAATAATCTTTCATTAATTTCTTTAATAATAGGATAAGATATTTCATAATCTTGCTTATTTAAATTATTAAAATTCTCTATTTTAAAAAATTCGCAAATCTCTTCAATAGGTATGCTAATAACTTCTGCTATGCTTTTACCATTTACTAACACAGCTAAGCTTTGCTCGTTTAGTCTAAAGCCTTTACAAGATGGGCAGGTTTTTTCTGTTATGTATTCGTTAAAATCTTTATCATCTTTTAAGATTTCATAACTTATCTTAATAGCTCCATCAAAAGTTTTTTTGATATTATGTTTATTCCATAAAAAGCTAAATTCCGTAGCACTTCCGTATAAAATAAGCTTTTTTTGATATTCACTTAATTCTTCATAAGGCTTATTTGTAGGGATTTTTTCTGCTTCACAAAATGCTAAAAGTAACTTTGAATAATAACTTTTATTAAAGCCCATCATAGTGCGAACTGCACCATCTTCTATACTTCTTTCATAATTTATAATTTTTTCTTGGTCAATACTCATTCTAATGCCTAAACCATCACATAAAGAACAAGCTCCTTTAGGGCTATTAAATGAAAAGCTTAAAGGCTCAAGTTTATTAAATGAAATTTTGCATTTAAAACAAGCATTATGAAGCGAATAATGAATATTTTTATTACTTTCTAATAATTCTAACTCACACTCACCATAACTTAAACTTAAAGCTTTTTCAACAGCTTGAGCTAAACGACTTTTATTATCATCACTAATTCTTAGCCTATCAACTACTAATTTAATAGTATGCTTTTTAGTTTTAGCTAATTCTATTGGCTCATCTAGTCGTGTTAGTGTGCCGTTTATTAAAATATTTATAAAACCTTGAGCTTTTAGGCTTTCAAGAAGTGGTGCGAATGTGCCTTTTTTTTCTTTAACTAAAGGAGCTAAAATCATTGCCTTTTCGCTAAATTTTGCCATTTCGTTTATTATATCTTCTGTATCCATTTTATTGATTTTTTCTCCACATTTATGACAATGCTGAACTCCAATTTTTGAATACAAAAGTCTTAAATAATCATATATTTCAGTAATTGTTCCAACGGTTGAGCGTGGGTTTTTGCTAGTTGATTTTTGATCAATTGCAATAGCAGGGGTTAAGCCTTCTATTTTTTCTACATTTGGTTTTCTAAATTTATCTAAAAATTGCCTAGCATAAGCACTAAGACTTTCTATATAACGGCGTTGTCCTTCTGCATAAAGCGTATCAAAAGCTAAAGTAGATTTTCCACTACCACTAAGCCCTGTAAAAACTATTAATTTATTTTTAGGTAGTGTTAGGCTTATATTTTTTAAGTTATTTTCACTTGCGTTTATAACTTGAATTTCATTATTCATTAAATACTCCGTGTTGTTTTAGAACTTCTATTATTGATAAAGTCAATACAAACAATAAAAATCCTATGAAAAGTTTTTTTTGCGTATTATTGCTAATTTTATGAAACAGCCAATTACCAACCCAAACTCCAGGCAAACTTGAAATAGCAATTATTGCACCAGCAGTATAATCAACATGATTTGTAATTGCCATAGAAACAAAAGCAGCACTTCCAGCAAAAGCTACAAAAAGACCACTAAATGAAGCAGCTTTTTTAATATTAAAATTACAAATTGCAACTAAAGCAGGCGTGAGTAATGCTCCACCACCTATCCCACCACTTGTAGCAATTGCACCTATTATTAAACCTACGAAAAATTGTAATAATTTTGAATTCTTTTCAGGCTCAATTGGATTTGCAGGAGTAAAATAAAGTTTAACAATAGCCCAAATAATTAAAAAACAAATAATATAAGCAATCATTAAATTACTTGCAAATTTCATAATAAAACCAACGCTAAAACCACCAACTAAACCACCTAAAGCAGGATATAAAGCATTTTTTACTTGCAATGTGCCTTTTTTATAATTTAAATATGAATTATAAAAAGATGAAAAAACCATTTGCATAACGCTAATTCCAACAGCAATCTTAGGTGAATACCCAACAAAAGTTGTCATAATAGGCACAACAGCAGTCCCACCACCTATTGCAAAAAGCCCTGCAGTAAAACCAACTAAAAGCCCATCTAAAATAAAAATAATATAAGTAAGTAATGTGTATTCTTCTATCATAAAAAACTCCTAAGGCGTAATCTTAATTAACTTAGCTTACACTTTTCTTTCTTATAATAATTAAAACTTATTTAAGGAAAGATTAATGCTTGATACAATTGATTATTCAGTTAAACATTTTTTTAAACATATTTTAAGAAGTAAATTAGAAACCACAAATTCTTTAGATGAAGCTGAATATTATGGTGCTAGTATTTGTTTAGGAGATAATGTAAAAGAATTATTTTGTTATTTAATATTTAAAAAAGAAAGCTTACAAGCTCTTGCTTCAAGATTATTAGGCGATGATGATAAGATGAGTGAAGATGATTATTGTGATTTATGCAAAGAAGTAGCAAATCAAATCATAGGTTATGCAAAAAGATTATTAGCTGATGCTTATGATGATTATTCAATTAGTGTGCCTGAATATTTAGGAAGGGTAAGTGATTTTAAATTAGGCTTTACTCACGAGTTTTTTTATAAACTAGAAAATAATACCTTTTGCGTTGGTATAGTAGAGAAGAAAAAATAATGCAAACACAAGAGCAACCTACTAGAATTCTAAATGCAACTTATGAAGAATTGCTAGATGTTAGCGTAGATTTTATAAGTGAGTTAGGAACTACACAACTTAGCGTTAGAGAATTTTTAGAACTTGGAATTGGCTCTGTTATTGATTTAGAAAAACCAGCAGGTGAGAGTGTAGAACTTTATGTAAATAATAGAATTTTTGGTAAAGGCGAAGTAATGGTTTATGAAAGAAATTTAGCAATTCGTATCAATGAAATACTAAGCTCAAAAACCGTTATTCAATATTTTAAAAAAGAGTTGTGATGAAAAAAATAATCTTACTACTAATTAGTTTAAATCTTTTTGCGAACAATATCATAAATTATAATATTTATAAAAGAGATGATAGGATTGATGTTATGCTAAGCTTTGATTCTCCATATAACGCAAAAGATGGAGATATTAGAATATTAAGTGGAAGCGATTATGTAGGCGTAGTATTAAATAATGTTAAAATTTCTGAAAGAAATTCTCAAATATTAAATATGCCTTACGTAGAACAATTATTAATGTATCCATTAGGCGAAAGCACGGTTTTAGAATTTAAAACAAAAGAAAAAATAAATGTCATTCCTGCACTTACAAAAGATGATGGTTTTGGGCTTAGAATTAGAGTTATGCCAAAAACCACAAACCAAGTGCAAAATAATGAAATAAAATATGCAGAAGATAATAATATAGATAGTAAATTGTATTCAATGATAGGTGTTTTAGCAATATTAGTTTTAGTATTAATATTTGTAAAAAGACAACTTGCAAAAAAAGGAAAAATATCTAATTTAAATTCTAAGCAAAAAGTTGCTAGTTTTTTAAATATTAATGAAAATCAAGCCGTAGTAATTTGCGAAAAACAACTTGATAAAGATAACAAATTCATAGTTATTGATTATGAAAATTCAAGATACAAATTAATAATAGGAAATACAAATATTTGGCTTGATGCACCTAATCAAACTGAAGAGAATTTTGAAAGTTATTTTGAAGAAAACAAACAGAAATTACAAAATATGATAAAGCAAAATGCTCTTAATTCATATAAAGAAAAAATAAGTAAAATATAAGGAGTTAAAATGAGAAATAGAAATAAAAAAACAAAAATAACAATATTTTTTTCAATAATTATAGTTGTTGTATTGGCAAGTTTTATTGCTTTTTCAAATACTTTTGAAAGAATTGCTCCTAATATTTCTTTAGACAACAACCAAGAAGATACAATTTATTGGAATGCTAGAGATAAAATAAATT
This is a stretch of genomic DNA from Campylobacter sp. RM12651. It encodes these proteins:
- a CDS encoding DNA translocase FtsK, translating into MLKKVKELYKQKPSIAYVQRELGIGYNTARRLIESIKDEMTSKEECQSTNEIISFLDEICKVCKDGGKVRIYKSFDEIQGFSTPTILHIIHNDDLGMFELLEFQERLQDDKIYYNTHYDPKSDLKIIAISKE
- the fliN gene encoding flagellar motor switch protein FliN, yielding MQTQEQPTRILNATYEELLDVSVDFISELGTTQLSVREFLELGIGSVIDLEKPAGESVELYVNNRIFGKGEVMVYERNLAIRINEILSSKTVIQYFKKEL
- a CDS encoding chemotaxis protein CheX; amino-acid sequence: MLDTIDYSVKHFFKHILRSKLETTNSLDEAEYYGASICLGDNVKELFCYLIFKKESLQALASRLLGDDDKMSEDDYCDLCKEVANQIIGYAKRLLADAYDDYSISVPEYLGRVSDFKLGFTHEFFYKLENNTFCVGIVEKKK
- a CDS encoding sulfite exporter TauE/SafE family protein is translated as MIEEYTLLTYIIFILDGLLVGFTAGLFAIGGGTAVVPIMTTFVGYSPKIAVGISVMQMVFSSFYNSYLNYKKGTLQVKNALYPALGGLVGGFSVGFIMKFASNLMIAYIICFLIIWAIVKLYFTPANPIEPEKNSKLLQFFVGLIIGAIATSGGIGGGALLTPALVAICNFNIKKAASFSGLFVAFAGSAAFVSMAITNHVDYTAGAIIAISSLPGVWVGNWLFHKISNNTQKKLFIGFLLFVLTLSIIEVLKQHGVFNE
- a CDS encoding DUF285 domain-containing protein — its product is MKKYFPKDKAELSRLVQNPKIDLKLIDTSVITDMSYLFKDSKRADLADINHWDFSNVLSVKAMFENAILTNEICLNTSKCKDFSYIFNQTNLALDGMGKITTKISLDMKSCEEFRFFMVGVDMDYDNLELKNLNLKKLSESPFFDIYRHSHKSYKDFLLRHANIRKNGEKYQPKNRFELKLLVFCIDDLSLIDTSRIINLSFVFDGSTRSDFSGLKSWELRQVRDTSYMFNNAINLKSLPKLVFSKLKSAEGMFHGCKNLASLDMNITKKPHCFSNYLRNTKRMFKNCTNLRYINKLDLKGVENADEMFMGCLSLKHPRVIFSSDLYSLRDIHTNSSVVFTEPLIRRNTECKIAKTSSYKFIDVVYDRGIFDVYEELCDTNDKIYRAWVVNRRNARSFIRYGKDTLFKDELYDYAKKLLHKGGLIDARYLSLKLKIDIARANTILHHLEYKNFLDIKARKILKKITNLSPRGDGILHIISANKYDFVCKGDSRVLEEIFYNDEYCDEFYEQICKYKTLKISEYKKFYKFEPKNVVAVRLHRDFSGDEYREFLGYYGGGSIPSKLTFEIYTDSRAKDEMIVFKEMKC
- the uvrA gene encoding excinuclease ABC subunit UvrA, which codes for MNNEIQVINASENNLKNISLTLPKNKLIVFTGLSGSGKSTLAFDTLYAEGQRRYIESLSAYARQFLDKFRKPNVEKIEGLTPAIAIDQKSTSKNPRSTVGTITEIYDYLRLLYSKIGVQHCHKCGEKINKMDTEDIINEMAKFSEKAMILAPLVKEKKGTFAPLLESLKAQGFINILINGTLTRLDEPIELAKTKKHTIKLVVDRLRISDDNKSRLAQAVEKALSLSYGECELELLESNKNIHYSLHNACFKCKISFNKLEPLSFSFNSPKGACSLCDGLGIRMSIDQEKIINYERSIEDGAVRTMMGFNKSYYSKLLLAFCEAEKIPTNKPYEELSEYQKKLILYGSATEFSFLWNKHNIKKTFDGAIKISYEILKDDKDFNEYITEKTCPSCKGFRLNEQSLAVLVNGKSIAEVISIPIEEICEFFKIENFNNLNKQDYEISYPIIKEINERLFFLNDVGLGYLTLGRDARTISGGEAQRIRIASQIGSGLSGVLYVLDEPSIGLHERDTQKLINTLKSLQAKGNTLIVVEHDRKTIESADVIVEIGPRAGTSGGEIIFNGTYKELLKSKCETALYINRKKDIDLYKARKSDEYLELSGINQNNIKDLSVKFPLRNLVCVTGVSGSGKSSLMLHSLLPIARANLNRAKAVINDITYKGLDKLDKVIFLDQSPIGKTPRSNPATYTGLMDEIRNLFANVPEAQIRGYKIGRFSFNVAGGRCEKCSGEGELKISMHFLPDVNITCDACGGRRYNHQTLEIKYKDKNIADVLEMSVAEAYEFFAKHPKIKQKLKTLMDVGLDYITLGQNATTLSGGEAQRIKISKELSRSDTGNTLYLLDEPTTGLHFADTQKLVKVLQHLVDAGNSVFVIEHNLDLIKNADYIIDMGPEGGFRGGKIIATGNPLELAKKYADKSYTAKFLAQEFKEMKKELK
- a CDS encoding amidohydrolase produces the protein MIEEIKKLSSEFIEIRKCIHENPELGLKEFKTAKLVANKLREFGIEVYENVGVTGVVGVLKKGNSNKSIALRADMDALVINEASGVSYASKNEGLMHACGHDGHTASLLLAAKYLSKSEFDGTINFVFQPAEEGRGGAKAMIDDNLFTRFKSDFIFGYHNIPSKTNKLFCLKRGAMMAGADALRVNISGVGGHGSAPEKASDIMGAMAHFITQAGFITARNIAAKNQAVITFGAALSGNETSFNILQDKALLLANIRTFNNDDRNTIIEQLNNIAKSCELLFKVKVELEFIQIGAATINDDEAQKLAFGVACELFGEQNCDEFHEPLMGSEDFSFMLEHCKGAYAFILNKNDYYLHDPRYIYDDDTLVNAAAFYSGVCLKYLK
- a CDS encoding DUF262 domain-containing protein — its product is MNEIKSGIKFNLSDKNPVGSNVASFSALASELELSIPDYQRPYVWEIKQTRMLLKDIENSENGALLGSIILHETKRDDEIIYEVIDGQQRLTTIKLILMVLSEYKIVMENHNGYSNYLSNVSFFHKISQDNIKANYEYIKNYLSNEDKAKDFLENLEKTQFIIVATTKADDAFIFFDNTNSKGKKLENYDLIKAFHLQAMQERHKDLQNANAKYFESVIKADKDNIDSFLNQTLNFTRKIIKQEYERTKWWSDDLIFDEFCKENLSGQSSCDYGVISDFANGVEFFEYFRKFYEILKIIRQTDFYQKLNHLDGTGYLQNALCMCIVVFMDRFKSGNFDKMIRFATRIIYTNRLVGKSVRWESTMGSSEKIIRAIFVNNYESKIYEGLDEIARECYAYEQEKIAENPIDGGKRGDYKELCKDYLDEEFKKYGILGHFLGEQNGAK